aaacgaaaagaaaaaaagaaaaaaattaataaaagaacaACGCAAGCCTTTTATCATGCTAAACACAATTAACCTTCGATAGAgcttcaaaattaaaacaaaattggacTATAACTAATAATGGCTTTGTGAAATCCCATCCTCGGAATTTCACTATTAATTACATATCTAGttatttaaatttgtatttcacgtttacattattttcattagttaattttaattccATTGATTTTTGGAATTAAATCGAATAACTATCGGATTTGAATTTTCGTAATCAATCTTTAAAATTCGTTGACCTTTCAAGTTCACAATTGATGTTTTCAAATAGATCTCGAGACCACGAACGCACAGATGAAAACCATTTGCGAATCCGGATTATAACGGCATAGTTACAAACATTTGAAGTCGTTTCACTAAACTATGGATTTAAATGAATATaaactcccaccttgtgggaaagagGCCATTCAGGCCAAAGGGAAGGAACCAATAAGTTATGCTATGCTGGACTCCACTTCGGTCCTTTTATCAACTTATGTCGTATTCCAATATAATAatgttttctttctaattagCCCTTGTAGATTTACTCctagtatatatttttttaggttATAATTATGTTTCTCGTCCGCTTCATACCGCATAATTCAGTGAATTCACAGCGTGGCAATGCAAAGGTTATGAGACATTACCAGTAAACTAAAAGatagaagaaatgaaaaaagaaaataaaaaaggaaaaaaaaatgcttgCTTTCATACTTCCCCAACGCCCATTACTagtaaactaaaagaaaaaagaaacgagaaacgagaaaacaaaataaaaaagggaaaaaaaaaaaaaaaaacttgctttCATACTTCCCCAACATAAGGCTTCATACTTCTGCTTCACCAAATCGCACACCTGGGCAAAGGAATCATAactataaacacaaaaatatcttTATCCAAATCCTCGTTTTCCTCCAAATCGCACATCTGGTGTGCCTTTCTTCAGGTAATTTCTGAACGGCCGGTGCCGGAATCGCACTGAACTCCTCGTTTTCCTCCAAATCGCACATCTGGTGTGGGTGTTCTTCAGGTTATTTCTGAACGGCCGGTGCCTAAATCGTACTCAAGTCCTCGTTTTCCTCCAATTTTCCCAGCTGGTGTGTCTTTCTTCAggtatttgatttttatatatgtttttttttgtgttcttaTTTGGTGGCTGGCTTGGATAATCGAAAACCATGCGAGACAGATTGAATCGTTTTCTGGTACTCAATTGTTTTTTGTGTTCTTAATTGTTTCGACGATTTGCTGGTACTTAATTGTTTGGTGGAATTTTCTGTGGGGTCTGATATATAATAGGAATAAAACAAGAAGTAATCGAAAAATATGGGAGAGAGATTGAACCGTTTTTTTCTACGATTTGGCTGGTACTCAATTTGTTTggtgaaattttatttatggTCTTGAGGTAACATCAGGGACAAGGTTTAGGCCTGCGACCCTTCCCTTAGGCTGCTTATTGATTGGAAGTTCACAATAGAAACTGTTTTGAAGCTAACAGACTTGCATGTTAAAAGGGGTGTAATGCATAAGTGTAAGTCATGAATGTCAGCTTATCATCCTTCCAATGTTGTATCAACTGTAATGGAGCCAGCATGAAAAAAGTAAATTAGTCACCAATATGTGctctttttttttacagaacTGTGTAATTAGGAAATCTGAGATTGTAACAGAGAAACATAGAGTTTTTAGTTGCCTTTCCTACTAGATTTCTTTCGTAATTTATGTATACTCTGAAtcaatttgtttggtgcaaTGAATACTTTGTagtctgatatatatatatattatgaataaAAGAACAAGTATAAGTCTTTGGCATCATATGTTTGTAGGATTTCAATAGCATGATCAATTAATTCCAAGCACTCCAGCTGttcctctttctcttcctttGCTGTAACCGACGAAAGCTTAGCACCAACTTATTCTCGGTCTTGGGCCTCTTCAGTTTACTCACTACGGTATGTCAATGGCTTCTTTCCTGGTCTTTGGGAGACAAAGGCATGACTAATATTTGTATTAGCTGCACTGGAAAGAATAGGGTtgtccttctcattttcttataAATAGTCACATGACTAATGGGAGGATAAGGGCAAAGCTCTTATGAATGCAATTCCTCTCTCTTTTATCATCTTgcataaaattcaaatgataGAAATGCACTACATAATCCAGTTGCACATGTAACAACTCTCAATATGCCACCAAACAAATGATTTAATAATTAGAGCAAGAGATCAATGACaatcaaaacattctccaaattCACTTGACTAGCAATTATAGAATTTTAATACGATTTTTTCCATCTCATTAATCTagccacaaaacacaaagaacatgcaattcctttcatttaaatcaaacatatCACAAGAAAACGTCGTTGTCGGGGTAAAATAGGTAGAATAATTTTACGCTTATCATagcaaacttcaaatggagttcattcaaatgaaacaaaattctATTCAAAGTAGCCGTTAATGAATAAGGCACTTTAATGTAGACCACATCTGCTTTTAGTTGGTTTGTGATATTTGGGATATTAAGTTGGATCTTTATGAAAGTTTTTGTGTCATTGTCTCAATTCACTAATCTTATTGTGTAATCAAATGTCTTATAATTTCATACATGCTTGTAGGTAAAGATGAACAAAGAATGGGTGCATCTGAATAGGACGACCAATGAATACTTGATTGGCAGGCGTGCATTCATCAGTAATGCTTTAGATGTTGCTGCCTTtcaaggaaaaattaaatgCCCCTGTCGGCGTTGTTGCAATATGTTTTATCATGATCCATTTGAAGTCGATCAACACCTCTACGTTGAGGGTATGGATCCCCATTACATAGATATACCTTGGGTTGAACATGGCGAACAGGTGTATACGTCTGATAATATATCAAGTCCAACTACTGAAGCTCATAATGAAAGAAGCCCTGAAAATTTCATGGCAGCGATGCTTCACGATGTTTTCGGTAACCACGTGCATATGGATGAGTCAGATCATGTTGGTGAATCTTCTTTTGCTTGTGACGAAACAATTGATGTGCACCAATTTGACAACATTCTACGAGAAGCAGACGGAGAATTATATCCAGGTAGTAGGAAGAAAAAGTTGGATTTTGTGGTGAAATTATATCAGTCAAAATTGTTATATGGAATGAGTGATGCTGCATTTGGTTCAGTGCTGGCACTAATAAGAGAGCATTTTCCTATGTGCGAGACTCTTCCTCCAAATTTGTACTATACAAAGAAGATTATCCGGGCTTTGGGGTTGGATTACCAGAACATAGATGCGTGTCGAAATAATTGCATGTTATTCTGGAAAGAGCATGTAAATGACATCGTTTGTGCAAAATGTGGCGCTAGTAGATATAAGCAAAGGAAGGCAAATTCAGGAACGATCGAATGTACTAAGGTACCAAAAAAGGTTTTACGCTACTTTCCCATAGGTCCTAGACTACAAAGGTTGTACATGTCTCGTTACATAGCTGAGTCAATGATATGGCATTCAGAGATTAGAACTGACGATGGTGTTTTGAGGCACCCTGCTGATTCTCCGGCTTGGAAGCATTTGGATAATACATATCCAAATTTTGCAAGGGAGTGTCGCAATGTCCGTCTTGGGCTTACAAGCGACGGATTCAATCCGTTTGGAATGCATGGCAAACCTCACAGCACATGGCCTGTTTTAGTTGTAGTTTATAATCTTCCACCTTGGATGTGCATGAAACAACCTTATATCATGATGTCTCTTCTAATTCCAGGGAAAAAAAGTCCCGGTGATGCAATTGATGTTTTCCTGCAGCCGCTCATTGATGACTTGCGGCATTTGTGGACGACAGGTTTGCAAACATATGATACTCACCGTCAAGAAACCTTCACCATGCGTGTTGCCTTGTTGTGCACTATCAATGACTTTCCTGCTTATGCCATGCTCTCAGGGTGGAGCACTAGTGGTGAGAAAGCTTGTCCGACTTGCGGTGATGACACTAATTCTTTACGGCTTAAGCATGGGAAAAAGTTTGCATTCATGGGACATAGACGATGGCTCCCGATGTCACACAGGTACCGAAGACATAAAAAAACTTTTAATGGATCTCAAGAATTTCGAAACCCCCCTAAACCAAGAACTGCCATGGATTGTTTATTGGAAGTGACGGGATTGACCTTCAGATTTGGCAAGGGTGCAAAGGCAAGTAGTCGTAAGCGGGGGTGGAATGATGATGGACACGTTGTCGGTCAGTGGACAAAAAAGACTATATTCTTTGATTTTCCTTACTGGAAGGATCTTCTACTGCGGCATAACTTGGATGTCATGCATATAGAGAGAAATGTAGCTgaaaatgttattggcactctttTGGAAATTGAAGGGAAGAATAAAGATGGTATTAGGGCAAGGGTTGATCTCGTAGAGTTGGGCATTAGGCATGATCTCCATCCACGGGCAGATGGTGCCCGTACAAAGCTGCCAGCGGCAGAATACAATATGAAACCTGAGGAGAAAAGAATGTTGTGCCAGGTTTTGGAATCAATTCGGGTGCCAGACAACTACTCTTCTAATATTAGCAATTATGTTAATATTCAAGAAAATAAGTTAATTGGCTTGAAAAGCCACGATTATCATATGCTCCTGCAGGTATTCCTCCCTATTGCAATACGAAAAGTGTTACCGAAATCGGTTGTTACAGTGTTGTTAGAGTTGAGTAGATTTTTTCGCCACCTGTGTTCAAAAACTGGAACTGAAGAATTATTCAATGGCTTGTCAAAAAGCATTGCCTTAACTCTATGCCATTTGGAGAAGTTATTTCCGCCATCATTCTTTACCGTTATGGTACACTTGATAATTCACCTTGCGGATGAAGCTGCTGTTGCTGGTCCAGTCCCATACCGATGGATGTACCCCATTGAAAGGTGTCAGTTTCGTAAAACACCTACTCAGTTTAGTTTCTAAATTTAGTATTTGTTTTTCATCATTACCTTTTgcttaaagattttttttttaacaatcagGTATCTACATCTTCTAAAATCGTATGTGCGCAACAAGAGTCAGCCAGAAGGATGTATTGCAGTGGCTGTTAATTTAGATGAGTGTGTATCATTCTGCTCCATGTACATGGATGACTCTATTGTTACCCGTCGCAATAGGCATGGACGTAACTATGATGTTCAGCAATGTGATGCACAACAAGGACTTCCTCTATTTAGTAGCCAAGGCAAACCAGCAAGCGCTGTTGACACTGTTTTGCTAGAACGTCCGAGGTTTGAAATGGCTCATCGGTATGTCCTAGTAAATTGTCCTCAAATGGCAGAATCCTTAAGGTACAGTTATAACAATGACATTACCTTAGTATATGTTTGATGGACTAGCTTGGATCCTGAATTGATTTATGTGTTGGTCTTGTAGGAGACATATGTCACATGTAATTTCTTCTCGTGGCAGAAGAACTACTATATATGATGCAGAAAGAGAAGCTTTAGATAGTTTCCCTCAATGGTGTCGGGATAATGTACCTTATATATATTCCTATTAAGTTTCAGTATTAAATGTAGCCCTCATAATGGTGTAATTTTGTAACTGCATTTTAATTCAATGTAGGTACATATCATAGGGGCAAATGATGAGGGAGTTATTAAAGACGATATATGTGCATTGGCTACTGGACCGATGCAGTGGGTAAACCGTTATACCGCATACATCATGAATGGAAATCGATTTAAGGTTGCTTCTGCTGATCGACATGCACAAACCCAAAACAGCGGTGTTTTTTTAGCATCTGAAGTTAGTAGTTTTGCTACTACGGTCGACAAGAATCCAAGGTATGGAGATGTGGATTATTATGGTGTTGTGACAGATATCATTGAGTTAGATTATCACAATGGTCGGAAGGTTATACTGTTTGATTGTGATTGGTTTGATGTCAAGAGCAAAAGGTTTCGTACTAAGAAGGATGAGTTTGGGTTCACTTTGGTTAATTGTGAACATCATTTACCATCGGATGACTCATTCATATTGGGGTCACAAGCAACGCAAGTGTTTTATGTTCAAGATCCTATTGACACTGAGTGGTTTGTTGCTACAAAGACAAAGCCACGAGACGTTTACAACATGCTCGATACAGATGTAGAAGACCCCAACACAGCTCAAGATATAGAAAACACATTAGGGGATGATGATATAGTGAAAACAAGGCTAGATGTTGCAGAAATTGTTATTGCAGAACGATTATCAAACTTGTAATG
This genomic stretch from Pyrus communis chromosome 2, drPyrComm1.1, whole genome shotgun sequence harbors:
- the LOC137727089 gene encoding uncharacterized protein, whose amino-acid sequence is MNKEWVHLNRTTNEYLIGRRAFISNALDVAAFQGKIKCPCRRCCNMFYHDPFEVDQHLYVEGMDPHYIDIPWVEHGEQVYTSDNISSPTTEAHNERSPENFMAAMLHDVFGNHVHMDESDHVGESSFACDETIDVHQFDNILREADGELYPGSRKKKLDFVVKLYQSKLLYGMSDAAFGSVLALIREHFPMCETLPPNLYYTKKIIRALGLDYQNIDACRNNCMLFWKEHVNDIVCAKCGASRYKQRKANSGTIECTKVPKKVLRYFPIGPRLQRLYMSRYIAESMIWHSEIRTDDGVLRHPADSPAWKHLDNTYPNFARECRNVRLGLTSDGFNPFGMHGKPHSTWPVLVVVYNLPPWMCMKQPYIMMSLLIPGKKSPGDAIDVFLQPLIDDLRHLWTTGLQTYDTHRQETFTMRVALLCTINDFPAYAMLSGWSTSGEKACPTCGDDTNSLRLKHGKKFAFMGHRRWLPMSHRYRRHKKTFNGSQEFRNPPKPRTAMDCLLEVTGLTFRFGKGAKASSRKRGWNDDGHVVGQWTKKTIFFDFPYWKDLLLRHNLDVMHIERNVAENVIGTLLEIEGKNKDGIRARVDLVELGIRHDLHPRADGARTKLPAAEYNMKPEEKRMLCQVLESIRVPDNYSSNISNYVNIQENKLIGLKSHDYHMLLQVFLPIAIRKVLPKSVVTVLLELSRFFRHLCSKTGTEELFNGLSKSIALTLCHLEKLFPPSFFTVMVHLIIHLADEAAVAGPVPYRWMYPIERYLHLLKSYVRNKSQPEGCIAVAVNLDECVSFCSMYMDDSIVTRRNRHGRNYDVQQCDAQQGLPLFSSQGKPASAVDTVLLERPRFEMAHRYVLVNCPQMAESLRRHMSHVISSRGRRTTIYDAEREALDSFPQWCRDNVPYIYSY